The uncultured Hyphomonas sp. genome includes a region encoding these proteins:
- a CDS encoding SUMF1/EgtB/PvdO family nonheme iron enzyme, which translates to MAAGCSGSSERPASSESCGLERDALNQFILFPSGSFEKGKDPVYPEETPSLSLHVDAFELLSHEVTNAEFARFAEETGYVTDAERSAATGGEGAGSAVFLSTEGSIGKYPWKLVSGATWKSPEGPGSDISGRELHPVVHISLADAKAYADWAAGRLPTEAEWEYAVSLGLPDLTRANSGAYDEKGQPVANTWQGIFPLANTTADGFAGTSPVGCFGPDKAGMSDMIGNVWEWTDTPYGPGTNTIKGGSYLCADNFCRRYRPAARQPEEVDFSSNHIGFRIARDVNS; encoded by the coding sequence ATGGCCGCGGGTTGCAGCGGATCTTCCGAGCGGCCCGCCTCCTCCGAATCCTGCGGGCTTGAGCGCGATGCCCTGAACCAATTCATCCTGTTCCCGTCCGGGTCTTTCGAAAAAGGGAAAGACCCGGTCTATCCGGAAGAGACCCCATCGCTCAGCCTGCACGTGGATGCATTCGAACTGCTGTCTCATGAAGTGACGAATGCCGAATTTGCCCGCTTCGCCGAAGAAACCGGCTATGTCACGGATGCCGAGCGCAGCGCGGCGACCGGGGGTGAGGGCGCCGGATCGGCGGTTTTCCTCTCCACCGAAGGCTCTATCGGGAAATATCCCTGGAAGCTGGTGTCAGGCGCCACGTGGAAATCCCCGGAAGGCCCCGGTTCAGATATATCCGGCCGCGAGCTTCATCCTGTCGTCCACATATCGCTGGCTGATGCCAAAGCCTATGCCGACTGGGCTGCAGGTCGCCTGCCCACCGAAGCGGAATGGGAATATGCCGTGTCGCTCGGGCTGCCGGACCTGACGCGCGCCAACTCCGGCGCCTATGATGAGAAAGGCCAGCCCGTCGCCAACACCTGGCAGGGAATATTCCCGCTGGCGAACACCACTGCCGACGGCTTTGCCGGCACCTCTCCCGTCGGATGCTTCGGCCCCGACAAGGCCGGCATGTCCGACATGATCGGCAATGTGTGGGAGTGGACGGACACGCCCTACGGCCCAGGCACAAACACGATCAAGGGCGGATCCTATCTGTGTGCAGATAATTTCTGCCGGCGCTACCGCCCTGCGGCCCGCCAGCCCGAGGAAGTGGACTTTTCGTCAAACCATATCGGGTTCCGTATCGCCCGGGATGTGAACTCCTGA
- a CDS encoding sulfatase, translating to MLKKISLGLAALLLVLGALAWFNKPALILFLVTHSDQADVAPNRAIAWDTGPEDPDTNRAEGPPNIIFIVADDLGINDISTFGGGVAGGQVPTPNIDRLAARGAFFQQAYSGTGTCAPSRAMLMTGRYPTRTGFEFTPTPNGMGRIVSLIGNDMDNGLPPILWNKQADEGGVPFEQQGLPGGEVTVAELLKQAGYHTVHIGKWHLGRSEESRPTAQGFDESLLMASGLYLPDDDPDVVNAKLDFDPIDKFLWARMQYAASFNNSDWFEPGGYLTDYWTDEASKVIEANRNRPFFLYLAHWGVHTPLQATREDYEAVGDIQPERLHVYAAMVRALDRSVGRIMDKLEEEGLAENTVIVFTSDNGGAGYIGLPEVNAPYRGWKITLFEGGIRVPMFVSWPGQIPAEAVINTPVAHVDLMPTLAAVAGAVLPTGVEIDGENLLPEATGSGLISRQDDAIYWSSGYYRVVRAGDWKLQVNTYQQKHWLFNLADDPTEQENLAETMPDKVAELQSLIDAHWDGAREPLYPYTVESPVMVDKTAADRFEPGDEYVYWPN from the coding sequence ATGCTGAAGAAAATCTCTCTCGGGCTGGCGGCGCTTCTGCTGGTTCTTGGGGCTCTGGCCTGGTTCAACAAGCCAGCCTTGATCCTGTTCCTTGTGACTCACTCTGATCAGGCGGATGTCGCTCCCAATCGGGCGATCGCCTGGGATACGGGGCCGGAAGATCCGGACACGAACCGTGCCGAAGGACCGCCGAACATCATTTTCATCGTCGCAGATGATCTCGGAATAAATGATATCTCTACGTTTGGGGGCGGTGTCGCAGGCGGGCAGGTGCCCACGCCGAACATCGATCGGCTCGCAGCGCGCGGAGCCTTCTTCCAGCAAGCCTATTCGGGCACCGGAACCTGCGCACCCAGCCGGGCTATGCTGATGACAGGGCGGTATCCGACCCGCACCGGGTTCGAATTTACACCCACACCGAACGGGATGGGGCGGATCGTCTCCTTGATCGGCAATGACATGGACAATGGCTTGCCGCCGATCCTCTGGAACAAGCAGGCGGATGAAGGCGGCGTACCGTTCGAGCAGCAGGGGCTGCCGGGTGGAGAGGTCACCGTGGCAGAGCTTCTGAAGCAGGCGGGATATCACACGGTCCATATCGGAAAGTGGCACCTTGGGCGCAGTGAAGAATCGAGACCCACGGCGCAAGGGTTTGACGAAAGCCTGCTGATGGCCAGCGGACTGTATCTGCCAGACGATGACCCGGATGTCGTAAATGCGAAACTCGACTTCGACCCCATCGATAAATTCCTCTGGGCCCGGATGCAATATGCGGCGTCGTTCAACAATAGCGACTGGTTCGAACCCGGCGGTTATCTGACTGATTATTGGACAGACGAAGCCAGCAAGGTGATTGAGGCGAACCGCAACCGGCCCTTCTTCCTTTATCTGGCGCATTGGGGCGTGCACACGCCCCTGCAGGCCACGCGGGAAGACTATGAAGCGGTCGGGGATATCCAGCCGGAGCGTCTGCACGTCTATGCCGCCATGGTCCGGGCGCTGGACCGGAGCGTTGGCCGCATCATGGACAAGCTGGAAGAGGAGGGGCTCGCAGAGAATACCGTGATCGTCTTCACCTCGGACAATGGCGGGGCAGGATATATCGGATTGCCGGAAGTGAATGCACCGTATCGCGGATGGAAGATCACCCTGTTCGAAGGAGGAATCCGTGTGCCGATGTTTGTGTCATGGCCAGGACAAATTCCGGCTGAGGCGGTAATCAACACCCCAGTTGCGCATGTGGACCTGATGCCGACTCTTGCGGCGGTTGCCGGGGCGGTGCTGCCAACGGGTGTCGAGATTGACGGCGAAAACCTGCTGCCGGAGGCGACCGGGAGCGGACTCATCAGCCGGCAGGATGACGCGATTTACTGGTCGAGCGGGTACTACCGGGTTGTGCGGGCTGGCGACTGGAAGCTGCAGGTGAACACCTATCAGCAGAAGCACTGGCTGTTCAATCTGGCAGATGACCCCACCGAGCAGGAGAATCTCGCCGAGACCATGCCGGACAAGGTCGCCGAACTCCAATCCCTGATCGATGCGCACTGGGATGGCGCGCGCGAGCCGCTTTATCCCTATACCGTGGAGAGCCCGGTCATGGTCGACAAAACGGCAGCGGACAGGTTCGAGCCCGGCGACGAATATGTCTATTGGCCGAACTGA
- a CDS encoding glutathione S-transferase family protein — protein MRAAGESRLKLMGAPGSPYTRKMLALLRYRRIPYAILWGGHQNPPPDLPQPKVKLLPTFYFQGANGDFEAVVDSTPITRRLEQEYAGRSVIPESPALAFLNELIEDYADEWLTKAMFHYRWYFEADRDNAGPLLVYWSLPTLAAPDAQKMADMFSKRQTERLYVVGSNDVTASTIESSYLRFIDLLDTLLQPAGYVLGARPSSADFAIYGQLTQLAIVEPTSAALTRARSARVRAWLDRMEDLSGLEPDSGDWFTPEQAEEHLKPLLCEIGRVYLPFLKANAAAVVAGQSNFETEIDGQAWSQPTFPYQAKCLQHLRETAQALSGDVRNEVRSILSGTGCEELVD, from the coding sequence ATGAGGGCTGCAGGAGAAAGCCGCCTGAAGCTGATGGGCGCGCCCGGGTCGCCTTACACTCGAAAGATGCTCGCGCTGTTGCGCTATCGCAGGATTCCTTACGCCATTCTTTGGGGCGGTCACCAGAACCCGCCTCCGGACTTGCCGCAGCCGAAAGTGAAACTGCTTCCGACCTTCTATTTTCAGGGGGCGAATGGAGACTTTGAGGCGGTGGTTGATTCCACGCCGATCACACGCCGTCTGGAGCAGGAATATGCCGGCCGCAGCGTTATTCCGGAAAGCCCGGCGCTCGCTTTCCTGAACGAACTCATCGAGGACTATGCGGACGAGTGGCTGACCAAGGCGATGTTCCATTACCGCTGGTACTTCGAAGCCGACCGTGACAATGCCGGGCCGCTGCTGGTCTACTGGTCGCTTCCAACACTCGCCGCACCGGATGCCCAGAAGATGGCAGACATGTTCAGTAAGCGGCAGACCGAGCGTCTCTATGTCGTCGGTTCGAATGACGTGACCGCGTCGACCATCGAGTCGAGCTATCTCCGCTTCATCGACCTGCTCGATACCCTGCTGCAGCCTGCGGGCTATGTCCTCGGGGCGAGGCCGTCATCTGCGGATTTTGCGATCTATGGTCAGCTGACCCAGCTGGCGATCGTGGAGCCGACATCTGCCGCCCTGACCCGTGCACGGTCCGCGCGGGTGCGGGCCTGGCTGGATAGAATGGAAGACCTGTCCGGCTTGGAACCTGACAGCGGCGACTGGTTTACGCCGGAGCAGGCAGAAGAACACCTGAAGCCGCTGCTCTGCGAAATAGGCCGCGTGTATCTCCCATTCCTGAAAGCGAATGCGGCGGCAGTTGTTGCAGGTCAATCGAACTTCGAGACAGAAATCGACGGACAGGCTTGGTCTCAACCAACATTCCCTTACCAGGCCAAATGCCTCCAGCACCTGCGTGAGACGGCGCAAGCGCTGTCCGGTGATGTCCGGAATGAAGTCCGGTCGATCCTGTCCGGCACGGGCTGTGAAGAGTTGGTGGATTAG
- a CDS encoding arylsulfatase, translated as MSDRKTGHPVRKGFAWLGGGITAVVAFFGISLAASAQTEEARPNIVLILVDDAALMDFGAYGGEARTPNIDALVSRGAMFRRHYSSPLCSPSRAMLLTGMDNHMTGIATIPEVLPKEHVGQPGYTMHLEPGILTVADRLQAAGYRTLMSGKWHLGSGAGDLPNAHGFDRSLALDASGADNWAPKSYMPYYQKAPWYEDGQPADLPDSFYSSTMIVDHMIDYLDEGDQNQPFFAYVAFQAIHIPVQAPPELTAGYDGVYDQGWSALREARWQKAKEIGLIPQSAPLADMPDEMRTWTDLTPEDQALYAARMQVNAAMMEAMDIEIGRLAEHLKQTGQYDNTIFVVTSDNGPEPSRGDQDIRLSIWMKVHGYHIGMEGIGEEGSWGFIGPEWAIAAASPNNMFKFLGSEGGIRVPLVMAGPGVPEGEAFDTRTVVTDIAPTLLKYAGVEPTDGAIVGRSLDPLLSGAQQAVYQPDDAIGMEVSGNSAILKGRWKITRNQKPHGDGQWRLYDIEQDPGETADLSAEKPDVFADMLEEYEAYSKRVGVLEVPEGYSSLKEITRNTMARQFKAYWPQLLVLLFGVIALFSAFVYLMRRILRR; from the coding sequence ATGTCGGATCGGAAAACGGGCCATCCCGTTCGCAAAGGTTTCGCGTGGCTGGGTGGGGGGATCACCGCAGTCGTCGCGTTCTTCGGGATCAGCCTCGCGGCGTCAGCGCAGACGGAAGAGGCGCGCCCCAATATCGTATTGATCCTTGTGGACGACGCGGCCCTGATGGATTTCGGCGCCTATGGCGGGGAGGCGCGCACCCCGAATATTGATGCGCTGGTCTCTCGTGGTGCGATGTTCCGGCGGCACTATTCGTCTCCGCTCTGTTCACCGTCGCGGGCCATGCTTCTCACAGGCATGGACAATCACATGACCGGCATCGCCACCATTCCGGAGGTGCTGCCGAAGGAGCATGTCGGTCAACCCGGCTATACGATGCATCTTGAGCCGGGGATCCTGACCGTCGCAGACCGGCTGCAAGCTGCCGGCTACCGGACACTGATGTCCGGCAAGTGGCACCTCGGCAGCGGAGCGGGTGACCTGCCAAACGCGCACGGGTTCGACCGGTCGCTGGCGCTGGATGCGTCGGGCGCCGACAATTGGGCGCCCAAATCCTACATGCCGTACTACCAGAAGGCTCCCTGGTACGAGGATGGGCAGCCGGCGGACCTGCCGGACTCCTTCTACTCGTCCACCATGATTGTTGATCACATGATCGACTATCTGGATGAGGGCGATCAGAACCAGCCCTTCTTCGCCTATGTGGCATTCCAGGCGATCCACATTCCGGTTCAGGCGCCGCCGGAACTGACGGCCGGGTATGACGGGGTCTATGATCAGGGCTGGAGTGCACTGAGAGAAGCGCGCTGGCAGAAGGCGAAAGAGATTGGGTTGATCCCGCAGAGCGCGCCGCTGGCTGACATGCCGGACGAAATGCGCACCTGGACTGATCTTACTCCGGAGGATCAGGCGCTTTATGCCGCCCGCATGCAGGTCAATGCCGCCATGATGGAAGCCATGGACATCGAGATCGGCCGCCTTGCCGAGCATCTCAAGCAGACCGGCCAGTACGATAACACGATCTTTGTCGTCACGTCTGACAACGGGCCGGAGCCTTCGCGCGGCGACCAGGACATCCGCCTGTCGATCTGGATGAAAGTGCACGGCTACCATATCGGCATGGAAGGCATCGGCGAGGAAGGAAGCTGGGGGTTCATCGGGCCGGAATGGGCGATTGCTGCGGCCTCCCCGAACAACATGTTCAAGTTTCTCGGGTCCGAAGGGGGAATCCGGGTGCCGTTGGTCATGGCGGGGCCTGGCGTGCCGGAGGGAGAGGCATTCGACACGCGCACGGTCGTGACGGATATTGCGCCGACATTGTTGAAATATGCAGGCGTCGAACCCACCGACGGCGCCATCGTGGGGCGCAGCCTCGACCCGCTGCTGTCTGGCGCGCAACAGGCGGTCTACCAGCCGGACGACGCGATCGGGATGGAAGTGTCCGGCAACTCGGCCATCCTCAAGGGCCGCTGGAAAATCACGCGCAACCAGAAGCCTCACGGTGACGGGCAATGGCGGCTTTATGACATCGAGCAGGACCCCGGCGAGACGGCGGACCTCAGTGCCGAAAAGCCGGACGTGTTCGCGGACATGCTTGAGGAGTACGAAGCCTACAGCAAGCGCGTCGGCGTGCTGGAAGTTCCCGAGGGATACAGCTCCCTGAAAGAGATCACCCGCAACACGATGGCGCGTCAGTTCAAGGCCTACTGGCCACAGCTGCTTGTCCTGCTCTTCGGTGTGATCGCGCTTTTCAGCGCCTTCGTGTACCTGATGCGGCGCATTCTCCGGCGCTGA
- a CDS encoding DUF1365 domain-containing protein, protein MNQPARFYIGQVSHRRFGEISHVLRYRIAYLLLDLDRLEEAGGLTGLLKIGKRGLISFDPFDHGDGETKDLAAWVRAFVARQGIREDVASIELLTLPRMFGYVFNPVSVYFLRNKTGDLHHVLYEVGNTFGERHFYLCAADIQNGLCRHECEKAFYVSPFFDQRGHYEFTVQPPSDKVTLAISYRDGETDRMSAYLAGEAKPVTSRTALGLLAKFPFMTLGVIAGIHWEALKLVLKGARYHRHGAERRAPGASIGRTASKWADQR, encoded by the coding sequence ATGAACCAGCCGGCTCGATTTTACATCGGCCAGGTGAGCCATCGGCGGTTCGGTGAAATATCGCATGTGCTGCGCTACCGGATTGCCTATCTCCTGCTGGATCTCGATCGGCTGGAAGAGGCCGGAGGTCTGACCGGACTGCTGAAAATCGGGAAGCGCGGTCTCATCAGTTTTGATCCGTTCGATCATGGCGATGGCGAAACAAAAGATCTGGCGGCATGGGTGAGGGCGTTCGTCGCCCGGCAGGGCATTCGTGAAGATGTCGCCAGCATCGAGCTTCTCACTTTGCCGCGAATGTTCGGCTATGTCTTCAATCCGGTGTCGGTCTACTTTCTGCGGAATAAAACCGGCGATCTCCACCACGTCCTGTACGAAGTCGGTAATACTTTCGGGGAACGGCATTTTTATCTGTGTGCTGCAGACATCCAGAATGGCCTTTGCCGGCATGAGTGCGAGAAAGCGTTCTACGTGTCCCCGTTCTTTGACCAGCGTGGGCACTATGAATTTACTGTCCAGCCACCGTCAGACAAAGTCACACTGGCCATATCCTACCGGGACGGTGAGACGGACCGGATGTCGGCTTATCTTGCCGGAGAGGCTAAGCCGGTCACGTCCCGGACGGCGCTGGGTCTGCTCGCGAAGTTTCCCTTCATGACCCTCGGTGTGATCGCGGGAATCCATTGGGAGGCATTGAAGCTTGTATTGAAGGGCGCGCGCTACCACCGGCACGGGGCTGAGCGCCGGGCGCCCGGAGCAAGCATCGGACGGACAGCATCGAAGTGGGCCGATCAACGATAG
- a CDS encoding NAD(P)-binding protein: protein MPFDVAAPAIRRPADASGGRRPKVAVIGTGISGLSAAWALQNTCDISVFEKAGRIGGHTATMIVEAPEGPVPVDTGFIVFNQPNYPNLTALFEHLGVSANPTRMNFSVSIPEERMEYASHGMDGLFAWRRNMASPRFFLMLKDILRFHAASHDLAQCNRGRSIGEYVAEERYGRAFVDYHLLPMAAAIWSCPVSMIMDFPAASLARFFVNHGLVSVRPQFPWQSVEGGSASYLAPLTQGFADRIHCNAGIRFVARMEDGVRIHFEGGRYHDFDEVVFACHAPEAFALLEDADETEAGILSRFRTQPNRVILHRDESLMPEREAAWAAWNYKAKRSDSLELSVTYWMNRLQRLETQTNYFVTLNPEQEPAADKVEREFVYNHPVFDGPAMAAQREIWSIQGRRSTWFCGAWQGYGFHEDGLQSGLAVAELMSDWKRPWAFDFGQERLSRAGAERVFA, encoded by the coding sequence ATGCCATTTGATGTCGCCGCCCCTGCGATCCGCCGTCCTGCGGATGCTTCCGGAGGCCGCCGCCCGAAAGTTGCAGTGATCGGGACCGGCATTTCAGGTCTGTCTGCGGCGTGGGCCCTGCAGAACACATGCGACATCTCGGTGTTTGAGAAAGCCGGCCGGATTGGCGGTCACACAGCGACGATGATTGTGGAGGCGCCAGAGGGACCGGTTCCTGTCGACACCGGTTTCATTGTTTTTAACCAACCGAACTATCCCAACCTGACGGCGCTGTTCGAACATCTGGGCGTGAGCGCGAACCCCACGCGCATGAATTTCTCCGTGTCGATCCCGGAAGAGCGAATGGAATATGCCAGTCATGGCATGGACGGCCTGTTCGCGTGGCGCCGGAACATGGCCAGTCCGCGCTTTTTCCTTATGCTCAAGGACATCCTGCGTTTCCATGCGGCTTCGCATGATCTTGCACAGTGCAATCGAGGCCGCTCCATCGGCGAATACGTCGCGGAAGAACGGTATGGCCGGGCTTTCGTGGATTATCACCTGCTACCAATGGCGGCGGCGATCTGGTCCTGCCCTGTCTCGATGATCATGGACTTTCCGGCAGCGAGCCTCGCCCGCTTCTTCGTCAATCATGGCTTGGTCAGTGTCCGCCCGCAGTTTCCCTGGCAGTCTGTTGAAGGTGGCAGCGCATCATATCTGGCGCCCCTGACGCAAGGCTTTGCGGACCGCATCCATTGCAATGCGGGAATCCGTTTTGTCGCCCGCATGGAAGACGGCGTGCGCATTCATTTTGAAGGCGGGCGGTACCATGACTTCGATGAGGTGGTTTTCGCCTGCCACGCACCGGAAGCGTTCGCGCTCCTCGAAGATGCTGATGAGACTGAAGCCGGCATCCTGTCCCGCTTCCGAACTCAGCCGAACCGGGTAATCCTCCACCGGGATGAGAGCCTGATGCCGGAGCGCGAAGCTGCCTGGGCCGCCTGGAACTACAAGGCAAAACGCAGCGACTCGCTGGAACTCTCGGTAACGTACTGGATGAACAGGCTGCAGCGTCTGGAAACACAAACGAACTATTTTGTGACTCTGAACCCGGAGCAGGAGCCTGCTGCGGACAAAGTTGAACGTGAGTTTGTGTACAATCACCCTGTGTTCGACGGTCCGGCTATGGCTGCCCAACGCGAGATATGGTCCATTCAGGGCCGCCGCAGCACCTGGTTCTGCGGTGCCTGGCAGGGCTATGGGTTCCACGAAGACGGGCTTCAGTCTGGCTTGGCGGTTGCAGAGCTCATGAGTGACTGGAAACGACCGTGGGCGTTCGATTTCGGTCAGGAGCGTCTGTCGCGCGCGGGCGCCGAACGGGTGTTTGCATGA
- a CDS encoding sigma-70 family RNA polymerase sigma factor has product MRSVTSAQSGAIHGINSKSPAKVSALPGRSALDGELMSRVIGSADRDAFNTLAIHYAPRLKAWLMHRGEGDSTSEDIVQDVLTAVWQKAASYDSSKASFSTWVFRMTRNRWIDHKRKHDRLQPTAPQDMVELADEPEDSPHAGLEEAEAAQAVREALATLPPEQKQMLYLAFFEGLSHSAIAERTGIAIGTVKSRIRAPLKKLRTTLEAYRKDEP; this is encoded by the coding sequence ATGCGATCCGTGACGTCCGCTCAATCAGGAGCCATTCATGGCATCAATTCGAAAAGCCCGGCCAAAGTGAGCGCCCTTCCCGGCCGCTCCGCTCTGGACGGCGAGTTGATGTCGCGCGTAATCGGCTCTGCTGACCGCGACGCATTCAACACGCTGGCGATCCATTATGCGCCGCGACTGAAAGCCTGGCTGATGCATCGCGGAGAAGGCGATTCGACGTCTGAAGACATTGTTCAGGATGTGCTGACAGCCGTCTGGCAGAAAGCAGCCAGCTACGACAGTTCCAAAGCCAGTTTCTCGACCTGGGTTTTCCGGATGACACGCAATCGCTGGATCGACCACAAGCGGAAGCATGACCGTCTGCAGCCAACCGCACCGCAGGACATGGTTGAACTCGCCGACGAACCTGAAGATTCACCGCACGCAGGGCTAGAGGAAGCCGAAGCAGCGCAGGCTGTGAGAGAGGCGCTCGCCACGCTGCCACCTGAGCAAAAACAGATGCTCTACCTCGCCTTTTTTGAGGGCCTGTCCCACAGCGCCATTGCGGAACGGACAGGTATCGCAATCGGGACCGTGAAAAGCCGGATCCGGGCACCCTTGAAGAAACTGAGAACGACACTTGAAGCCTATCGAAAGGATGAACCATGA
- a CDS encoding cupin domain-containing protein: MSSAQSLPVTVDDDWLAMQSAGSLSPFKQLLLTCQADINPRLKDTFDSNDHVAGALLESAKPVALSDDFLSRLNSGLDTAPENAPAANTDADSANGQEQPEWMPAPLADYVRRSGRRIRWRNAGVGVQQARLGRNNRGERLYLLRARPGLPVPRHSHSGQEWTLVLAGGYKSGSRQFVPGDLHQEDEGCMHDLRIDDDGPCISLIVDEGKLRFENPLLRLLQPVLGL, translated from the coding sequence ATGAGTTCGGCACAGTCTCTGCCGGTCACGGTTGATGACGACTGGCTGGCAATGCAGTCAGCGGGTTCGCTCTCTCCGTTCAAACAACTTCTGTTGACCTGTCAGGCGGATATCAATCCTCGCCTGAAAGACACTTTTGACTCAAACGACCATGTCGCCGGTGCCCTACTGGAAAGCGCCAAGCCTGTGGCGCTGTCGGACGATTTCCTGTCGCGGCTGAACTCCGGCCTTGATACGGCGCCAGAAAACGCTCCGGCCGCGAACACGGATGCGGATAGCGCCAATGGACAAGAGCAGCCGGAATGGATGCCGGCGCCGCTGGCTGACTATGTCCGCCGCTCCGGGCGCCGCATCAGATGGCGTAATGCGGGCGTCGGCGTCCAGCAGGCAAGGCTTGGCCGCAACAATCGCGGCGAGCGGCTCTATCTTCTGAGGGCAAGGCCCGGTCTTCCCGTTCCGCGCCATTCGCATAGCGGGCAGGAATGGACGCTGGTTCTCGCTGGAGGATACAAATCCGGATCCCGGCAATTCGTTCCCGGTGACCTTCACCAGGAAGACGAAGGCTGCATGCATGACCTACGCATCGACGATGATGGCCCGTGCATTTCGCTCATCGTTGACGAAGGCAAGCTGCGGTTTGAGAATCCCCTGCTCCGGTTGCTCCAGCCCGTGCTCGGGCTCTGA
- a CDS encoding membrane dipeptidase, which produces MGKLTRRALMGGGLVAGAGVAYGAYWLNKRPAPAPLGFELTEEERAAAIDLLDKYPAIDSHAHPGRTFARDASGLAPLLKVYKAQSGFERRTIGDMREGHLAASCFAAVSDFNVLNLSKGKGLEAQRPFQEGEAWESYKIQIGNLKRLAEQNLVTEMLTLDDLQAARASGRPGAIWTVEGGDFLEGSVERVKEAYEDGVRSITLVHYRTNGIADAMTNEPVHDGLTSEGDAIIREMNRQGMVIDLSHMAEAGAFRALELSTQPVMFSHTHISSAHSYHPRFISLELAKAAADAGGIIGAWPTGIEIADLAGFADRIFQLVDMVGIDHVCLGSDMDANYKPVFDDYRRLPDLVALLSRKGMSEPELAAFLGGNFQRVWRANEAGRAN; this is translated from the coding sequence ATGGGAAAGCTGACACGGCGCGCCCTGATGGGCGGAGGATTGGTTGCTGGAGCCGGCGTCGCGTATGGTGCCTATTGGCTGAACAAGCGGCCCGCACCTGCACCCTTGGGGTTTGAGCTCACGGAAGAGGAGCGTGCTGCGGCAATCGACTTGCTGGACAAGTATCCGGCGATCGACAGCCATGCTCACCCAGGGCGGACATTCGCCCGCGACGCCTCCGGTCTCGCGCCGCTGTTGAAAGTCTACAAGGCGCAGTCAGGCTTCGAGCGCCGGACCATCGGAGACATGCGCGAAGGCCACCTGGCCGCATCCTGTTTCGCAGCAGTTTCGGATTTCAACGTTCTGAACCTGTCAAAGGGCAAGGGACTGGAGGCGCAACGCCCGTTCCAGGAGGGCGAGGCGTGGGAGAGCTACAAGATCCAGATTGGCAATCTGAAGCGGTTGGCCGAGCAGAATCTTGTCACAGAAATGCTGACGCTGGACGACCTGCAGGCCGCGCGTGCCTCAGGCCGTCCGGGGGCGATCTGGACGGTCGAAGGCGGAGATTTTCTGGAAGGCTCTGTTGAGCGCGTGAAGGAAGCTTACGAGGACGGGGTCCGCTCCATTACGCTCGTTCACTATCGGACGAACGGCATCGCGGATGCCATGACCAATGAGCCGGTCCATGATGGACTGACGTCCGAAGGCGACGCCATTATCCGGGAGATGAACCGGCAGGGCATGGTGATCGATTTGTCTCATATGGCGGAGGCGGGAGCCTTCCGCGCCCTGGAACTCAGTACCCAGCCGGTGATGTTCTCGCACACCCACATCAGCTCGGCTCATTCCTATCACCCGCGCTTCATTTCTCTTGAGCTCGCCAAAGCGGCAGCAGACGCCGGGGGTATCATCGGGGCGTGGCCGACCGGGATCGAGATCGCTGACCTCGCAGGCTTCGCAGACAGAATCTTCCAATTGGTAGACATGGTGGGGATCGATCATGTCTGCCTCGGATCAGACATGGACGCGAACTACAAACCTGTCTTCGACGATTATCGCCGCCTGCCGGACCTGGTCGCGCTGCTCAGCCGCAAAGGCATGAGCGAACCGGAACTGGCAGCCTTCCTGGGAGGGAACTTCCAGCGGGTATGGCGCGCGAATGAGGCCGGCCGGGCAAACTGA
- a CDS encoding isochorismatase family cysteine hydrolase translates to MTTSEQTAIGINEVLATSFVNAKAPPAATLNNTALLLIDIQHLAEPSYHLKNAVEAGLPEAEVRAALSDYEVRFNAAVVQAARVLNAARSAGIPPIHVKIQSLSDKGRDTSQLHTRLGWCFPPDSPAAQFLEPTKPNADEIVITKTASGAFTGTSLDSTLRNMGIEHLIVVGFLTDECVETTTRVALDYGYVTRVVSDATTTYLMEAYQATIGKLASYGFALTADEAIAEFAAMSSDA, encoded by the coding sequence ATGACCACATCCGAGCAGACGGCCATCGGCATCAATGAGGTGCTGGCGACCTCCTTCGTGAATGCGAAAGCGCCGCCGGCTGCGACGCTGAACAATACCGCCCTGCTGCTGATCGATATTCAGCATCTGGCGGAGCCATCCTACCATCTCAAGAATGCGGTTGAGGCGGGGTTGCCCGAAGCCGAAGTCCGGGCCGCTCTAAGTGACTACGAAGTCCGGTTTAATGCTGCCGTAGTCCAGGCTGCACGTGTTCTGAACGCGGCAAGATCCGCCGGGATCCCGCCCATCCACGTGAAGATCCAGTCCTTGTCAGACAAGGGCCGTGACACCAGCCAGCTGCACACGCGCCTCGGCTGGTGCTTCCCGCCCGACAGCCCGGCAGCCCAGTTCCTGGAGCCGACCAAGCCGAATGCCGACGAAATCGTCATCACCAAGACCGCCAGCGGTGCCTTCACGGGCACGAGCCTCGACTCGACCCTCCGCAATATGGGGATCGAGCATCTGATCGTGGTCGGCTTCCTGACTGACGAGTGCGTGGAAACCACCACACGCGTCGCGCTGGACTACGGATACGTGACACGCGTGGTAAGCGATGCGACGACCACATACCTCATGGAGGCTTATCAGGCGACGATCGGGAAACTCGCCTCATATGGCTTTGCGTTGACCGCGGATGAAGCCATCGCCGAATTCGCGGCCATGTCGTCAGACGCGTAA